Proteins from a single region of Candidatus Poribacteria bacterium:
- a CDS encoding SDR family oxidoreductase — protein sequence MDLGLKDKVAVVGASSKGLGKAIALGLAEEDAKVTICARDADTLEETAAEIREKTGTEVLAVPADVSQPEQVSGLIAKAIDRFGGIDILVSNAGGPKAGRFADLSPEDYQAALHLNLLSTINLCRGVVPSMKTRGGGCIINLTSISVKQPVDGLMLSNMARTGVIGFAKTLASELAPDNILINNVCPGVIFTDRIKQLATVRAEEAGITYEEALANMTQDIPLGRIGDPKEFANLVVFLASGRASYITGTTIQVDGGMAKGLL from the coding sequence ATGGATCTCGGACTCAAGGATAAGGTTGCAGTCGTTGGGGCATCAAGCAAAGGGCTTGGCAAAGCCATCGCGCTCGGTTTGGCGGAAGAGGACGCGAAGGTGACAATCTGCGCGCGGGATGCAGATACATTGGAGGAGACAGCCGCTGAGATTCGTGAAAAAACGGGGACAGAAGTCTTGGCAGTTCCAGCGGACGTCAGTCAGCCGGAGCAGGTTAGTGGGTTGATCGCCAAAGCCATCGATCGATTCGGCGGAATTGATATTCTGGTCAGTAATGCCGGTGGTCCCAAGGCGGGCCGGTTCGCAGATCTATCTCCCGAAGATTATCAAGCTGCACTGCACCTTAACCTACTCAGCACGATTAATCTATGCCGGGGCGTTGTGCCAAGCATGAAGACAAGGGGTGGAGGGTGTATAATCAATCTCACCTCTATTTCCGTCAAACAGCCCGTAGATGGATTGATGCTGTCTAACATGGCACGGACCGGCGTCATCGGATTCGCCAAAACACTTGCGTCTGAGCTAGCACCAGATAATATTCTTATAAATAATGTCTGTCCGGGGGTCATCTTCACCGACCGGATTAAACAGCTAGCCACTGTGAGAGCGGAGGAGGCAGGTATCACGTATGAGGAAGCCCTCGCAAATATGACCCAAGATATACCACTCGGTCGGATTGGTGATCCTAAAGAATTCGCCAATCTGGTTGTGTTCCTCGCCTCCGGACGCGCAAGCTATATCACCGGCACCACAATCCAAGTGGATGGCGGTATGGCAAAGGGGCTGTTATAA